The genomic DNA TGACGAAGGATGCCGCGGTGTTGAACGACTGGTCCGTGCTGACGGGCTTCATTCCCAGGGACAGCAGGAGATGGTTCTGCAGGCGCAGGAACGCGTACAGGAACAGGACCGACACCGCGGAGAAGGCAAGGATGCTGCGCAGGTACACCGACCACTTCTGGTCGGCGTCGGCGTTCACTCCGCCGGCCCGGTAGATCAGGCGTTCAGCCGCCCAATGGTGATCAGTGGTCAGGACGCGGGCGATGTAGCCGCCCAACGGGCGGAACGAGAGACCCAGCGCGACCACCAGGGCGAGTACCTGGAGCCATCCCGCGAGGGTGTCGTTCATCGGGCTGCCTCCTAGAACTTCTCAGGGAAGATCAAGCAGACGACCAGGTAGACCACGAGGCACGCGGCAACGATCAGGCCGACGATGTTCTCCACACTCACAGGCGTCCGACCCCCTTGGCCGCCAGACCGACGAGGGCGAACACCACGATCGTGAGGCCGATGTACGCGACGTCCGACATGCGCGAGGCACCCCGCAGAGTCATCGGGGGCAGACCTGTCCGGCCCGCCCGGCTGGGATATGGCGTTGATGTGGAATGCGAGGTTTGATTCGTTTCTGACGCTATATCAGTCGACTTCGAGAATGCCTTGATGCTCTGTGGGCCGATGGGATGACGGTGAGGTGCCGGAATCCACCCGGCGCGGCCGGATGTCGCCGCCGCCGGTCGCAGAACTCGGAATCGGGTGCATCACCGAGGGGACGATCCGAATCCGCCCGGCACATTGCTGATCGACCGTGTGGTGCGGTGCACCAGAACGTGTGGCGTCGCGCAGCTGATGCTCCGTGGAGCCCTCGGGCAGGCCACGGCACAGCTGTATCGCCCCCGCAGGGGTGTCGAGAGCCTGTTGCGGGGCGAGTGGCCGGTCGGCCTTGTCGCCGACCTCGCCCAGGTCCGCGACACCTGCCGTGGAGGCCGACCCTGTGGGTTCCGTCCGAAGGTCCTGGCGCCACGCCGACCAGGACCGCCGTGGCCCGTCAGCGTCGCGTTACGGGGTGGCGGCTCGGCGTCAAGCATCCGTCAGTGCGGGGGCCCGTCGCCGGTGGGCGGGCATAGCTTCGGTGGAACGCCCGGCCGGTCCGACCGGGCGACGCCAGTCGCTTCTGCGAGGAGATACATCGGCCTGTGCCACCGGCCCGCACTCCCGGCGTCCGCCGAAGACCCCCTCTCGGCGGACGCCGCTCGACACACGCCACTGATGGCCCCGACAGATCCCCAAGTACCCCAATTCGCATACCCCGATGTGTGAGGACGAGGTCTCGATGACCGTCGGGAACGCCGTCGGCCTGGTCGTGGCCGTCGCACTGCTCGCCTATCTGATCGTCGCCCTGATCAAGCCGGAGAAGTTCTGATGTCCGCCCCCGCCACGCTCGAACCCGCCCCCGTCCAGGACGTGCCACCTCCGCGCCAAGAACGGCCGCGTCGGATCGGTGCCGGAATGCTCGATCCCAAGCAGCTGTGGCTCGCGCTCCCCCAGGCGCTCCGCAAGCTGAATCCGGTGACCCTGTTCCGCAATCCGGTCATGTTCGTCACCGAGGTCGGTGCCGCGCTCACCACCGGCATGGCAGTCGTCCACCCCGGTCTCTTCGGCTGGCTGATCACCGGCTGGCTGTGGCTGACGGTGGTCTTCGCCAATCTCGCCGAGGCCGTGGCCGAGAGCCGCGGCAAGGCGCAGGCCGACGCTCTGCGCAAGACTCGGCAGCAGACCACCGCATGGCGGCTCGCGGGCTGGGAGCCCGGGGCGGCGGAGGACTCCTGCCTCGAAGAGGCCGTCGCCGCCTCCGAGCTCAGGCGCGGCGACATCGTCTCCGTACCGGCCGGGGACCTGATCCCCGGTGACGGCGACGTCATCGAGGGCGCCGCCAGCGTCGACGAGTCCGCCATAACCGGTGAATCCGCGCCGGTCATCCGCGAGTCCGGCGGCGATCGGAGTGCCGTCACCGGAGGCACCCGGGTACTCTCCGACCACCTGGTCGTACGGATCACCCAAGAGCCCGGAGAGAGCTTCCTGGACCGGATGATCACCCTGGTGGAGGGTGCCAACCGGCAGAAGACCCCCAACGAGCTGGCGCTCAACCTGCTGCTGGTCATGCTGACCTTCGTCTTCCTGGTCGCCGTCGTGACCCTGCAGCCGATGGCGATCTTCTCCAAGGACGCGATGGCCGCCGCGCACGACACCGCGGCGCTGACCTCGGACGGCGTGACCGCCATCGTGCTGGTGTCGCTCCTGGTCTGTCTGATTCCGACGACCATCGGCGCGCTGCTCTCGGCGATCGGCATCGCGGGCATGGACCGGCTGGTGCAGAGAAACGTACTGGCCATGTCCGGGCGGGCAGTTGAAGCCGCGGGCGACGTCAACACCCTGCTGCTCGACAAGACCGGCACGATCACCTTCGGCAACCGGCGGGCGAGCGCGTTCCTGCCGGTCGGGACAGCCTCGACGGAGCGGCTGGCGAAGGCCTCGCTCCTTTCCAGCCTGGCCGACGAGACGCCCGAGGGCCGGTCGATCGTCGAGTACGCCCGCACCGAGCACCGCTCGGTCGTCGAGGACACCCGTACCGCGAACGGCGCCGAGTGGGTGCCGTTCACCGCCGCGACACGTATGTCCGGGGTCGACCTCCCCGGCGGTCTGCGGCTGCGCAAGGGCGCCGCGGCATCGGTCGCGGCATGGGTGCGCGAGCAGGGCGGCGAGGTACCGTTGGCGCTGGACGCCACCGTGGATCACGTCTCCGCGTCCGGCGGTACGCCGCTGGCCGTGGCGGAGTCGAGGAGTGACGGCACCGCCGAGGTACTCGGCGTCGTCCACCTCAAGGACGTCGTCAAACCGGGCCTGCGCGAACGCTTCGACGAGCTGCGCCGCATGGGCATCCGTACGGTGATGATCACCGGAGACAACCCGGTGACGGCCCGGGCGATCGCCGAGGAGGCGGGTGTCGACGACTTCCTGGCCGAGGCTACTCCCGAGGACAAGCTGGAGCTGATCAAGCGCGAGCAGGCCGGCGGTCATCTCGTCGCCATGACGGGGGACGGTACGAACGACGCCCCGGCACTCGCGCAGGCGGACGTCGGCGTGGCGATGAACACCGGTACGTCGGCCGCCAAGGAGGCCGGCAACATGGTCGACCTCGACTCCGACCCCACGAAGATCATCGAGATCGTCGAGATCGGCAAGCAACTCCTGATCACCCGGGGCGCGTTGACGACGTTTTCGATCGCCAACGACATCGCCAAGTACTTCGCGATCCTGCCGGCGATGTTCGCGGCGGTGTACCCGGGGCTCGACCGGCTCAACATCATGGATCTGCACTCGCCACTGTCCGCGATCCTCTCGGCGGTCGTCTTCAACGCGGTGGTCATCGTGGCGCTGATCCCGCTCGCCCTGCGCGGTGTGCGCTACCGGCCTTCCTCCGCCTCCACCCTGCTCACCCGCAACCTGTGGATCTACGGACTCGGCGGCGTGATCGCCCCGTTCCTGGCCATCAAGTTCATCGACTTCGCCCTCGTCCAGTTCATCCCGGGGATCTGACCATGACACGCATCCCACACTGGCTAGCCCAGCACGTCGCAGCGCTGCGGGTGGTCCTCGTGCTGACTCTTCTGACCGGTCTGGCCTATCCGCTGGCCATGGTGGCGGCAGCCCAGGTCCCGGGCCTCGGCGGCACGTCGGAGGTGATCGGCGCCGACGGCAGACCGGCCGGATCCTCGCTGATCGGCCAGACGTTCACCGACGCCAAGGGCAACCCTGTCAAGAAGTACTTCCAGTCCCGGCCCTCCAACGCCGGTACGGGATACGACGCCACGGCGTCCGGCGCCGGCAACCAGGGCCCCGAGTCCGTCGTCGACACCAAGGACAGGCCGAGCCTGCTCACCCTGGTGTGCGGGCGCAGCAAGGCGGTCGGCGATCTCGAAGGTGTCGACGGCTCGCGCCCGTACTGCACGGACGACGGCGTGGGTGCGGTCCTCGGCGTCTTCTACGACGGCGGTACGAGCGGACGTGCCACCCGGGCCGTCAGTCTCGACCAGGCCTGTCCGGCGAAGCCGTTCCTCGCCTCCTACAGGGGACTTCGCGTCACATGCGCGAAACCCGGCGCGGACTACAGCCACGCCGTGATCGTCCCCGTGCGCGGCAACGCCCCGGCGGACCCTGTCGTCCCCCCCGACGCGGTCACCGCGAGCGGCAGCGGACTCGACCCGCACATCAGCCCGGCGTACGCGAAGCTCCAGGCACAGCGAATCGCTCGTGAGCGCGGAGCGAGCGTGTCCGACGTACGCAAGCTGATCGAAAAACACACCACCGGCCGCGCGCTCGGCGTGCTCGGCGAGCGCGGCGTCAATGTCGTCGAGCTCAACATCGCCCTCGACCGTACGTATCCGAAGCAGGGAGCCTGATCATGGCGGCCTGGATCCAGGCATCGCTCGTCCTCGCCGTGGTCGTGGGGCTGCACGTCCCGCTCGGCGACCACATGGCCCGCGTCCTCGACGGCGGGAAGCACTGGCGGGGGGAGAGAACCCTCTACCGCGTCTGCGGAATCGACCCGGACAAGGAGCAGACCTGGCGGCACTACCTCACCGCCGTGGTCGCCTTCTCCGTCATGAGCATCGCGGCGCTCTTCGCCCTCTTCACCCTTCAGGGAAGGCTTCCCTGGTCGACGGGGCACGAGGGCATGCCGTGGCGGCTAGCACTGCACACCGCCGTCTCCTTCACGACGAACACCAGTTGGCAGAACTACGCGGGCGAGTCGACCACCGGGCATCTCGCCGTCATGGCGGGCCTGGGTGTCCAGGCGTTCGCGTCGGCGGCGGTCGGCATCTGTGTGGCCCTCGCCCTGGTCCGGGGCCTGACCCGACGGTCCACGGACGACCTCGGCAACTTCTGGGTCGACCTGCTGCGCACGATCTTCCGCGTCCTGGTGCCGATCGCGGTCGTCGGCGGCCTGATCCTGATGGCCGGCGGTGTCGTCCAGAGCCTCGGCGCCGGGCACACCTTCACCACGGTCACGGGTGACAAGCAGACGATCCTCGAGGGACCTGTCGGCTCCTGGGAGCCGCTGAAGCTGTTCTCCGGCGACGGCGGCGGTGTCTTCAACGCCAGCAGCGCCCACCCCTTCGAGAACCCGAGCGCCTGGACCAACGCCGTCGAGATCGTGCTGATGCTGCTCATCCCGACGGCCTGCATCCGCATGTTCGGCCGGATGATCGGCAGTCTGAAGCAGAGCTGGACCCTGCTCACCGTCGTCGGGATCCTCCTCGGCCTGCTCCTCGCCGCGGGCACGCTCGCGCAGAGTGCCCACACCGGCACCGTCACCCAGGCGGTCGCCGGACAGTACGAAGGCACCGAGACCCGCTTCGGCATCCCCGGCTCGACACTGTTCGGCGTAGGGGCCACGGCTTCGGCGGACGGCGCGGCCAACTCCTCGTACGACAGCTTCTCCAGCCTCGGCGGCGGGGTGCTGCTGTCCGCGATGATGCTAGGCGAGATCGCGCCCGGCGGCACCGGCAGCGGGCTCTACGGCCTGATCGTGGTGGTTCTGGTGGCCGTCTTCATCGGCGGCCTGATGGTCGGCCGCACGCCCGAATACCTGCGCAAACGGATCGGTTTCGGGGAGATGCGGTGGGTGGTCGTGTACGCGCTGATCCCGCCCACGGTGATCCTCGCGTCCACGGGTATCGCACTCGCCTTCGACGACGGCCGGACCTCGATGGGCAATCCGGGAGCACACGGCCTGACCGAGCTCATCTACGCCTACACCAGCAACACCAACAGCAACGGCAGCTCGATGGCGGGCTTCAACGGCGCAACCGACTTCCACAACCTGCTGATGGTGTTCGCGATGCTGGCCGGCCGCTACCTCCCGATGGCCTGCGTCCTGGCCCTGGCCGGACGTCTCGCCAAGCAGCAACCGGGCGTCGTCACAGCCGGCACGCTGCGCGCCCAGGGAGTCAACTTCGTCGTCCTGGCCACTGCGGCGGCCGTCATCCTGGCGTTGCTCAACTACCTTCCGGCGCTGTCCCTGGGCACCATCGCCGACGGACTGTCGTAACGGCCCGGGTACCGGCTGAGCCTGCGGATCCTCACAGACTCAGCCGGTACGGCACGACACAACGACGACGTCGGTACGGGCCCTCAGCGCAGCTGCCGGCGGCAGACCCCCGCTGATTCTGCAGGATCTGGTATCGATGGTGGAGGGGCTCCACTCGGGGATGAGGACGGCGACCTGCCGCCCTCCGTCCGCCGCGCGCTGGACGTAGTCGACGACGGGCCGCACCAGCGAACGCTGCGGACCGTCGATGACATCCAGACGTGCACCGGGATCCCAGCGGGCCCAACTCGCCCCCAGTGCACCTACCTTGGCGGGATCACCGTGTACCGCGAGCGCGACGACTTCGCAGCGAGGCATCAAGGACGCGCCAAGGCTGACACTCCCTTGCGGGTAATCCTCCAAGCCGCATGTGCGGCCAGGGCCACGCGGTCGTACGGCGGGACACCGCCGCTGGGCAGGGGATCCGCGCAGCTCGATCCGTTGCTCGCCCGTGCTGTTCGTCCTTCTGCTGCCGGTCGAGCCCGCCGCGCCCTTCACCCGAACCGCGGACCGGTCGGGTGGCCGCAGCACCGACGGCGGCGAAAGCGGCAGACCTCATCCCCGCCTGTCCGCCGGATGCGGCTGTACCCCAGTCATGAGGATGTCCAGGCCACGCCGCGTCGTCGCCAGCACGACGCGGTCGCCCGCACGTAGAACTCGCCCGTGCGACGGGCGCCAGTCGAATCCGGGTCGCCGCAACCGGATGCCGGTGAGCGTATCCGACGACGACGGCGTAGGCGGGACCACGGCCGAACCGACGGCCAGGACCCGCCACTCGTGCTCCCGGAACGCCTGGTGGATCGAGCGTCCTTCGAGCTCGGGGTGTCCGGCCACGTCCACCACGGTGAACAGCAGCGAGCCGCGCTCGACCGGCATCACCCCCAGCACATGACGGCCCATCATCGCGGCGGCGAAGGACGGTGCGGCGAGCGCCGAGACACTGCGGCTGCGAGTGGGGGCCTGAGGGTAGGAGGCGCGCAGTGTGCGCTGGACAGTGGCCGCGAAGTCGTCGTCGTACAGCCGCATCACCACTCGCACGCTCGGGGTGGTCTCGCGTGCGGCCATCACGATGTCGAGGTTCTCGCTGTCGTCGCGGGTGAGCACCAGCAGTGACCTGCTGTGCCGGATGCGCGCCCGGTCGAGGACACCTGGCCCTCCGGCGTCCTCCAGCACCAGCGGTACGTCGAGTTCACGGGCGAGGGCGACGCCGCGCGCGTGCGGGTCCCGTTCGACGGCCACGACCTTGTGGTCGGTGGTGCACAGCTGAGCGAGCACGCGGGTGCCGATCTTTCCGAGGCCGACCACGACGATGTGGTCGGTGAGGTCGTCGGCGGGCGGGAGACCGACGGAGGCGGTCCGGAACGCCTCGGTGGCGTTCATGGTCGCGGCCACGACGAGCGGGAGCACGGCGAGTCCGACGAAGCCCGCGAACAACTGCAGCACCCGGCGGGACACCGTCTCGTCGGTGGCCGGATCTCCCATGGTGAAGATGTCCAGCAAGGGCAGGTAGACGTTCTTCCACCAAGGGTGCTCGTGCGCGAACAACGCCGTGGCGGCCGCGAGCGCAACGACGATCGCGGCCAGCGCGCCGAAGACGGCGATGACCTCGCGGGAGAGGAAGACCCTCCACGGCAGATGCGCGAGCCGAGCCCTCAGCCAGCCACCGACGCGGCCACGCCGCTCCCGGGCGGCCGGCTCGGGCGCGTGGTGATGGGTGACCTCTTCGAGCATCAGGCGACCGTGTGTGAACTGCCGGTGGTAGGCGGTGCGGGTGTCCGGCAGCAGCTGGGTACCGTCCTCGCCCGGTGTCTCGGGGCTGTCGTCGCTCGCCGGGTCGTCCTGGTGCGCGCCGGAGAGCACGGCGAGTGTGGCCAGATCGGTCGACCGGGGCGGCGCGCCCGCGGCTCGTACGACGCCGCGGAACACCTTGCCCTCGACCTGCAGTGTGTGGCCGTAGCCGACCGCGGCTGCGGCCACCAGCTCCGGCACGGCGGTGTCGGCGTCGGACAGCACCGTGGTCGACATGTCCGGCCGGGGATCGTCGTCGTTTCCGGCCCTGGCCTCAGCGGCCGCGCGGTCCAGGAGGCGTTCCAGATGGCGTCCGCGCTCGCGGTTGAACATGCGGATGACCAGGCGTACGGAGGGGTTGAGGCCTCGAGCCAGCAGCGCCGCGGTCATGTTGACCTGGTCGTCGGCGTAGGTCAGCGCGAGGGCCGCGGCACGCTGTACGCCCGCGGACCGCAGGGTCTGTTCGTCCAGGTGTGTCGCCACCAGCAGCTCGATGGGCGAATGCGGGTCGCGGTGCAGCGCGGCGATCTCGGCGCCGTGCTCGTCCCTTCGTGACGGCAGTACGACGGTGACGGCCTCGCCGCACACGGCGTCCAGTTCGACGGCGAGCCGGCGCGCGAGCCCGTCGTCGCCGCAAATCACCATGTGCTGGGATCGCGGACCAAGCGCGGTTTGAGTATGGAGAGTTGACGTCACATCAGTCAGAAACGACAAGGCAGACGTGCCCGGTTCCGGGTGAGCGAGCGGTTCGGCGTCAACATTCCGTATGTGCCCGCCGACGGTGGAGCGTGTCGGGCGTACCGCGAGCCGGCCGCCCACGCCCTACCGGGTTTCTGCCGTCCTTCACCGGCCCCGCCGCCCTCCTACGCTCCGCGTACCACCGCGGTGCTCCGCCCGCTCGGCGAAGGGCAGGGACAGCACCATGGTCAGGCCCCCGCCGGGGGTGTCCTCCGGGGTGAGGGTGCCGTCCATGGCCTCGGTCAGGCCCCGGGACAGGGCCAGGCCCAGGCCGAGTCCGGTGGTGTTGTCGGTGTCGCCGAGGCGCTGAAAGGGTTCGAAGAGGCGGTCGCGGTCGGTGGGCGGGAGGCCCGGTCCGCGGTCGACGACGCGCAGTTCGACGCGGCCTGCGTGGGTGCTGGCGGTCAGCAGCACCTTGTGCCCGGCCGGACTGTGGCGGGCGGCGTTACCCGCGAGGTTGGCGACCACTCGCTCCAGCAAGGGCGGGTCGGCCAGCACGGCCGGAACCTCCTCCAGGTCCCCCACCTCCACCTCAGGCGTGTCCGCCAGCGCCGCCGGCAGGATCTCCTCGAACGTGGTGGCGCGCAGGTCCAGGGCGAGCGCCCCGGCCTGCAGTCGGCTGAGGTCGAGGAGGTTCTCCACCAGTCGGTTCAGCTTGGCCATCGACTCGTCGGCAGTGGCGAGGAGCTCGCCCCGGTCCTCGTCGGAGAACTCCACGTCACGGCTGCGCAGCGAGGAGACGGCTGCCCAGCCGGCGGCGAGCGGGGTGCGCAGGTCGTGGCCGACCGCCCGCAGCAGCGCCGTACGCATCCGGTCGGCGGCCTTGACCGGTTCGATCTCGGCGGCGGCCTCGGCAAGCCGGGCCCGTTCGACGGCGGCACCCACATGCGCGGCGAAGGCGGCCAGGACGCGCCGTTCGGAGGACGGCAGGGGACGGCCGTGCAGCACCAGGAAGGAGCCGGGGCCCGCGGGTACAGCCGTCACGTCGTCCCCTGCGGGCGGGTCGTCCACCAGCTCCGCCGAGTCCATGCCGAAGGTCTCGCGGGTGCGTTCCACCAACGCCGGGATCGTCGCGCCGCCGCGCACGATGGTGCCCGCGAGGGACGACATGGTCTCCGCCTCGGCGGTGGCCCGCGCCGAGCGCCGCGACAGACGCAGGGAACGGTCGACGACAGCAGCCACTATGGCGGCCACCACCGCGAAGACCGCCAGCGCCAGCAGGGCGTTCGGATCGTTCAGCGTGAATCGCCCGACGGGAGGGATGAACCAGTAGTTGAGCAGCAGGGACGCCGTCACCGACGCGATGACCGCCGACGCGACCCCGCCTATGCAGGCCACCCCCACCACGGCGAGCAGGAAGAGCAGGGCCTCGCTGGTGAGGTTGAGTCTGTCCCGGGCTGCGCCCAGATCCAACAGGAGGGTGAGCGCCACCGGCAGCAGCAGGCCGGCGACCGGGCCCGCGATCCGGCGTGCGGTGGACAGGGTACGTCTGCGCGACGGCAGCAGCGTGCCGCGCCCGGCGCGTTCGTGCGTGACGGTGTGGATGTCGATGTCGCCGGAGCGTTCGACAACCGTCTCGCCGGTGCCGCGTCCGGTGACGAAGCGTTCGAGGCGGCCCCGGCGGCTGGTGCCGAGCACGAGCTGGGTGGCGTTCTCCGCACGCGCGAACTCCACCAGGGCGGTGGCGACGTCATCACCGACCACGGAGTGGTAGCTGCCGCCGAGGTCCTCGATCAGCCGCCGCTGCCGGACCAGGGATGCGTGCGAGGAGCCCGCGGCGAGCCCGTCGCTGCGCGTGACGTGGACGGCGAGCAGGTCACCGCCGGCCGAACGGTCGGCGATGCGGGCAGCCCGCCGGATGAGGGTGTCGCCCTCGGGGCCGCCGGTCAGCGCGACCACGACCCGCTCCCGAATCTCCCAGATCCCACCGATGCCGTGCTCGGAGCGGTACGACTGAAGCGCCTCGTCGACGCGGTCGGCCACCCACAGCAGGGCAAGCTGACGCAGCGCCGTCAGATTGCCGGGTCGGAAGTAGTTGGCGAGCGCCGCGTCGACCTTCGCGGGCGCATAGATGTTGCCGTGCGCCATCCGGCGGCGCAGCCCTTCGGGCGGCATGTCCACCAGCTCGATCTGGTTCGCTCTGCGGACGACCTCATCGGGCACGGTCTCGTGCTGCGGCACCCTGGTGATCTTCTCGACGACGTCGTTGAGGGATTCGAGATGCTGGATGTTGAGCGCGCTGATGACATCGATCCCTGCCGCGAGCAGCTCCTCGACGTCCTGCCAGCGCTTGGGGTTGCGGTCGCCGCCAGGGACGTTGCTGTGGGCGAACTCGTCCACGATCGCGACCTGCGGTCGGCGCGCGAGGACCTCGGCGAGGTCCATCTCCGTGAACTCGGCGCCGTGGTAGGAGCACGGCGCTCGCTCGACGACTTCCAGGCCGTCGAGCATCGCCTCCGTGCCGGGGCGCCCGTGGCACTCGACGAACCCCACGACGACATCGGCGCCGCGTGCCGCTCTGCGTCGCGCCTCGTCGAGCATGCGGTAGGTCTTGCCCACCCCCGGGGCGGCCCCGAGGTAGACCTTCAGGCGACCGCGACGTACATCACCGCCACCGGTCCGTACCTCACCCCCGTCGGTCCGTGCGCCAACCCTGTTGGCCCGTACGTCACTCATCGCAACCAACGTGCTCCGCTCACTGGCGTTCAAGTCCCCGGAGGGAAGGGTTCCTTCCTCCTACCGAAGCGCTTGTGCGAGTCGCTCGGCGGGCCCCTTGACACATCCTTGGCGCCGGTCACGTGGACGTTGACACCACTTTGACAAGCACGGGACCGATAGAGTGAACGTGGTGCGCCGGGAAGTCTGGTCGGCAGGGGTCCTCAAGGTCTCCTTCTCACGACCAAGGGGACGGCATGCGCAGCGTAGGGACGGTCCTGGCTCTCGTGGTACTCGCCACCGTGGTGGCGACCTTCGCGCGCCGCCGGCGGATTCCCGCTCCATCTCTCCTTGTGGTCGCCGGCCTGGTCGTCGCCCTGCTGCCGGGCACTCCCGAAATCCTGATCAGCCCCGAGATCATCGGG from Streptomyces sp. NBC_01707 includes the following:
- the kdpF gene encoding K(+)-transporting ATPase subunit F, with the translated sequence MSVENIVGLIVAACLVVYLVVCLIFPEKF
- the kdpF gene encoding K(+)-transporting ATPase subunit F, whose protein sequence is MCEDEVSMTVGNAVGLVVAVALLAYLIVALIKPEKF
- the kdpB gene encoding potassium-transporting ATPase subunit KdpB, producing MSAPATLEPAPVQDVPPPRQERPRRIGAGMLDPKQLWLALPQALRKLNPVTLFRNPVMFVTEVGAALTTGMAVVHPGLFGWLITGWLWLTVVFANLAEAVAESRGKAQADALRKTRQQTTAWRLAGWEPGAAEDSCLEEAVAASELRRGDIVSVPAGDLIPGDGDVIEGAASVDESAITGESAPVIRESGGDRSAVTGGTRVLSDHLVVRITQEPGESFLDRMITLVEGANRQKTPNELALNLLLVMLTFVFLVAVVTLQPMAIFSKDAMAAAHDTAALTSDGVTAIVLVSLLVCLIPTTIGALLSAIGIAGMDRLVQRNVLAMSGRAVEAAGDVNTLLLDKTGTITFGNRRASAFLPVGTASTERLAKASLLSSLADETPEGRSIVEYARTEHRSVVEDTRTANGAEWVPFTAATRMSGVDLPGGLRLRKGAAASVAAWVREQGGEVPLALDATVDHVSASGGTPLAVAESRSDGTAEVLGVVHLKDVVKPGLRERFDELRRMGIRTVMITGDNPVTARAIAEEAGVDDFLAEATPEDKLELIKREQAGGHLVAMTGDGTNDAPALAQADVGVAMNTGTSAAKEAGNMVDLDSDPTKIIEIVEIGKQLLITRGALTTFSIANDIAKYFAILPAMFAAVYPGLDRLNIMDLHSPLSAILSAVVFNAVVIVALIPLALRGVRYRPSSASTLLTRNLWIYGLGGVIAPFLAIKFIDFALVQFIPGI
- a CDS encoding potassium-transporting ATPase subunit C, with product MTRIPHWLAQHVAALRVVLVLTLLTGLAYPLAMVAAAQVPGLGGTSEVIGADGRPAGSSLIGQTFTDAKGNPVKKYFQSRPSNAGTGYDATASGAGNQGPESVVDTKDRPSLLTLVCGRSKAVGDLEGVDGSRPYCTDDGVGAVLGVFYDGGTSGRATRAVSLDQACPAKPFLASYRGLRVTCAKPGADYSHAVIVPVRGNAPADPVVPPDAVTASGSGLDPHISPAYAKLQAQRIARERGASVSDVRKLIEKHTTGRALGVLGERGVNVVELNIALDRTYPKQGA
- the kdpA gene encoding potassium-transporting ATPase subunit KdpA; translation: MAAWIQASLVLAVVVGLHVPLGDHMARVLDGGKHWRGERTLYRVCGIDPDKEQTWRHYLTAVVAFSVMSIAALFALFTLQGRLPWSTGHEGMPWRLALHTAVSFTTNTSWQNYAGESTTGHLAVMAGLGVQAFASAAVGICVALALVRGLTRRSTDDLGNFWVDLLRTIFRVLVPIAVVGGLILMAGGVVQSLGAGHTFTTVTGDKQTILEGPVGSWEPLKLFSGDGGGVFNASSAHPFENPSAWTNAVEIVLMLLIPTACIRMFGRMIGSLKQSWTLLTVVGILLGLLLAAGTLAQSAHTGTVTQAVAGQYEGTETRFGIPGSTLFGVGATASADGAANSSYDSFSSLGGGVLLSAMMLGEIAPGGTGSGLYGLIVVVLVAVFIGGLMVGRTPEYLRKRIGFGEMRWVVVYALIPPTVILASTGIALAFDDGRTSMGNPGAHGLTELIYAYTSNTNSNGSSMAGFNGATDFHNLLMVFAMLAGRYLPMACVLALAGRLAKQQPGVVTAGTLRAQGVNFVVLATAAAVILALLNYLPALSLGTIADGLS
- a CDS encoding NAD-binding protein, whose translation is MVICGDDGLARRLAVELDAVCGEAVTVVLPSRRDEHGAEIAALHRDPHSPIELLVATHLDEQTLRSAGVQRAAALALTYADDQVNMTAALLARGLNPSVRLVIRMFNRERGRHLERLLDRAAAEARAGNDDDPRPDMSTTVLSDADTAVPELVAAAAVGYGHTLQVEGKVFRGVVRAAGAPPRSTDLATLAVLSGAHQDDPASDDSPETPGEDGTQLLPDTRTAYHRQFTHGRLMLEEVTHHHAPEPAARERRGRVGGWLRARLAHLPWRVFLSREVIAVFGALAAIVVALAAATALFAHEHPWWKNVYLPLLDIFTMGDPATDETVSRRVLQLFAGFVGLAVLPLVVAATMNATEAFRTASVGLPPADDLTDHIVVVGLGKIGTRVLAQLCTTDHKVVAVERDPHARGVALARELDVPLVLEDAGGPGVLDRARIRHSRSLLVLTRDDSENLDIVMAARETTPSVRVVMRLYDDDFAATVQRTLRASYPQAPTRSRSVSALAAPSFAAAMMGRHVLGVMPVERGSLLFTVVDVAGHPELEGRSIHQAFREHEWRVLAVGSAVVPPTPSSSDTLTGIRLRRPGFDWRPSHGRVLRAGDRVVLATTRRGLDILMTGVQPHPADRRG
- a CDS encoding ATP-binding protein translates to MSDVRANRVGARTDGGEVRTGGGDVRRGRLKVYLGAAPGVGKTYRMLDEARRRAARGADVVVGFVECHGRPGTEAMLDGLEVVERAPCSYHGAEFTEMDLAEVLARRPQVAIVDEFAHSNVPGGDRNPKRWQDVEELLAAGIDVISALNIQHLESLNDVVEKITRVPQHETVPDEVVRRANQIELVDMPPEGLRRRMAHGNIYAPAKVDAALANYFRPGNLTALRQLALLWVADRVDEALQSYRSEHGIGGIWEIRERVVVALTGGPEGDTLIRRAARIADRSAGGDLLAVHVTRSDGLAAGSSHASLVRQRRLIEDLGGSYHSVVGDDVATALVEFARAENATQLVLGTSRRGRLERFVTGRGTGETVVERSGDIDIHTVTHERAGRGTLLPSRRRTLSTARRIAGPVAGLLLPVALTLLLDLGAARDRLNLTSEALLFLLAVVGVACIGGVASAVIASVTASLLLNYWFIPPVGRFTLNDPNALLALAVFAVVAAIVAAVVDRSLRLSRRSARATAEAETMSSLAGTIVRGGATIPALVERTRETFGMDSAELVDDPPAGDDVTAVPAGPGSFLVLHGRPLPSSERRVLAAFAAHVGAAVERARLAEAAAEIEPVKAADRMRTALLRAVGHDLRTPLAAGWAAVSSLRSRDVEFSDEDRGELLATADESMAKLNRLVENLLDLSRLQAGALALDLRATTFEEILPAALADTPEVEVGDLEEVPAVLADPPLLERVVANLAGNAARHSPAGHKVLLTASTHAGRVELRVVDRGPGLPPTDRDRLFEPFQRLGDTDNTTGLGLGLALSRGLTEAMDGTLTPEDTPGGGLTMVLSLPFAERAEHRGGTRSVGGRRGR